In a genomic window of Flammeovirga agarivorans:
- a CDS encoding CHAT domain-containing protein: MIKYIFCFLLVFNLFATPNASAVNEIPLTYEEITPDTIKLLQEQGKLVEAKELVNRWLKVTESEYGDESIEIVIPLLIASELSIIHYEYKDAIKHLEKSIAVMDKSSGWLYPDYAMALNYLAYCKVSIGDSFAAFPLINEAEMIYYKTLTREYPGYNLCNINRAILNRELGEFQKSEDYFKKSIEFIESRKDIISHSKVDNVITMEWLNIQFAKLYTDWYKPEKALPLLQSAQNSLIAKDRKTSPIYSTLLQALAEHCYLSNNYKMSFSFYEQLIDHRTQHFGETHLATMRAYLGLGKLLADTGYLDKALKYYGLVDKTVSKLKGYNNLKADLYLSIADVYLQKGKPLEIEDYLEKVEIEKTTVRDLYFFHLKVLGDYYFLKGDYINSELKLMELISLVRQEKVFYTKYYSEAITTLTDLFVTLGRIQNAIGLCDSEIRFLKKRGMEVSIVYLDLKLTLLNAQLIENMINEEQTMENIVSIEDSLTRFINPNHPLFIKSNTIKGAISKRKKEYNAAASYFHLAIDVANRHGIDEMQYQRIKIIDQAGAMFIEKNELSSALDEFRVLKGKFSEESVYWPGFLGRVAYVKALLGEWEEARMLAIKGVDMRFDQYDTQLNFKSEDEKINYIHHTSGIFNYFFSLMTRSEGFKSPMMVEKCYDLQLNYRKYFLKEAELRKRKIEQLGKYRSKMNFPYYYEELDKQKSKLATANFFSIKERNDLHIDTYMLTDRINNLEKSIGFAAKANKDSLDVEGYLSWKDVQAKLEENEVAVEIIKLKSINPTEEFYVAIAVSSDCKTPKFIPIGNAKIMENDLFRAYNKETAPRTRSLVYKKKSEKTVNAYDFYWKPIQKGLNELSPTIDKIYLSKDGIYNAINLNVLHNKETDKFLIEEKDIQLVISTSEINKSEYLNNLKNNEICLFGNPIFEGEVSEQATRQVDESSADQEKYSFFLPNLPGTKTELENTEKLFKSKDWKVSTYYQARATEGNIKKLSSSPAIMHIATHGIYMDEMINPILENQLLKSGLFFTEVNSNQEKSLEDIYASGNDGILTAYEVKGLNLKNTSLLILSACQSGVSDISDGDGISGLQYAFSIAGVKSIIMSLWSVDDIATQKLMNEFYNQWFLTNDIDKAFRNAQLQLMKEYKDPYYWGAFVLVH; encoded by the coding sequence ATGATAAAATATATCTTCTGCTTTCTGCTTGTATTTAATTTGTTTGCTACCCCTAATGCTTCAGCTGTTAATGAGATCCCTTTAACATATGAAGAAATTACCCCAGACACCATTAAATTACTTCAAGAACAAGGAAAGCTTGTTGAAGCGAAAGAATTAGTTAATCGATGGTTAAAAGTAACTGAAAGCGAATATGGTGATGAATCCATTGAGATTGTCATTCCACTATTAATTGCTTCCGAGTTGTCGATTATCCATTATGAGTATAAAGATGCGATCAAGCATTTAGAAAAATCCATTGCTGTAATGGATAAGTCTTCAGGATGGTTGTATCCTGATTATGCGATGGCTTTGAATTATTTGGCTTATTGTAAAGTAAGTATTGGAGATTCATTTGCAGCTTTTCCTCTTATAAATGAGGCTGAAATGATCTACTATAAGACTTTAACTCGCGAATACCCAGGTTATAATCTTTGTAATATCAATAGAGCTATCCTAAATAGAGAGTTAGGTGAGTTTCAGAAAAGTGAAGATTATTTTAAGAAATCAATAGAATTTATTGAAAGTAGAAAAGACATTATTTCTCATTCAAAAGTAGATAATGTCATTACAATGGAGTGGTTAAATATTCAATTTGCCAAGTTATATACTGATTGGTATAAACCTGAAAAAGCATTGCCATTATTACAATCTGCTCAAAATTCATTAATAGCGAAAGACAGAAAAACAAGTCCTATATACTCGACATTACTACAAGCTTTAGCAGAACATTGCTATTTGAGTAACAACTATAAAATGTCATTTTCATTCTATGAGCAGTTAATTGACCATAGAACTCAACATTTTGGAGAAACTCATTTAGCTACTATGCGAGCCTATTTAGGTTTGGGTAAGCTATTGGCTGATACTGGTTATCTAGATAAAGCCTTAAAATATTATGGTTTAGTTGATAAAACAGTTAGTAAACTGAAAGGGTATAACAACCTAAAAGCAGATTTATATTTAAGTATTGCTGATGTTTATTTACAAAAAGGTAAACCTTTAGAAATAGAGGATTACTTAGAAAAGGTTGAAATAGAGAAAACAACGGTTAGAGACCTTTATTTCTTCCACTTAAAAGTATTAGGAGACTATTATTTCTTAAAAGGTGATTACATCAATTCGGAATTAAAATTAATGGAATTGATATCATTGGTTCGTCAAGAAAAGGTATTTTATACGAAGTATTATAGCGAGGCGATCACGACACTTACAGACCTTTTTGTAACCTTAGGGAGAATCCAAAATGCCATAGGACTTTGTGATTCTGAAATAAGATTCCTTAAGAAAAGAGGTATGGAAGTAAGTATAGTGTATTTGGATTTAAAACTTACCTTATTAAATGCTCAATTAATTGAGAATATGATTAATGAGGAGCAAACAATGGAAAACATTGTAAGTATTGAAGATAGCCTTACTCGTTTTATTAATCCCAATCATCCTTTATTTATAAAATCAAATACTATAAAAGGAGCAATCTCGAAGAGAAAGAAGGAATACAATGCTGCTGCATCTTATTTTCATTTAGCTATTGATGTAGCTAACCGTCATGGTATTGATGAAATGCAGTACCAACGTATAAAAATTATTGATCAGGCAGGAGCGATGTTTATTGAGAAAAATGAACTGAGTAGTGCATTGGATGAATTTAGAGTTTTAAAGGGTAAGTTTTCTGAAGAATCTGTGTATTGGCCAGGATTTCTGGGTAGAGTTGCTTATGTGAAGGCATTATTGGGAGAATGGGAAGAAGCAAGAATGTTGGCAATTAAAGGAGTTGATATGCGCTTTGACCAATATGATACCCAATTAAACTTTAAGAGTGAAGATGAAAAAATAAACTATATACATCATACCTCTGGAATTTTTAATTACTTCTTTAGTTTAATGACTAGAAGTGAGGGTTTTAAATCCCCGATGATGGTAGAAAAATGTTACGACCTTCAACTTAATTACCGTAAGTATTTCTTAAAAGAAGCCGAGTTAAGAAAACGTAAGATTGAACAATTAGGTAAGTATAGAAGTAAGATGAACTTCCCTTATTATTATGAAGAATTGGATAAGCAGAAATCTAAGCTTGCAACAGCCAATTTCTTCTCAATAAAAGAAAGGAATGATCTTCATATTGATACTTATATGCTAACAGATCGTATCAATAACCTTGAAAAGTCTATAGGATTTGCAGCAAAAGCAAATAAAGACTCTTTGGATGTTGAAGGATATCTGAGTTGGAAAGATGTTCAGGCAAAATTAGAAGAAAATGAGGTAGCTGTTGAGATCATTAAACTGAAAAGTATCAACCCAACAGAAGAGTTTTATGTTGCAATTGCCGTATCATCTGACTGTAAGACTCCTAAATTTATTCCAATTGGCAATGCGAAAATCATGGAGAATGATCTTTTCAGAGCTTATAACAAAGAAACGGCTCCTCGAACAAGGTCTCTAGTGTACAAGAAAAAGTCGGAAAAGACGGTGAATGCTTATGACTTTTATTGGAAGCCAATTCAGAAAGGTTTAAATGAGTTATCACCAACAATTGATAAAATCTACTTAAGTAAAGATGGTATTTATAATGCTATCAATCTTAATGTACTTCATAATAAAGAAACAGATAAATTCTTAATTGAAGAAAAGGATATTCAATTGGTTATCAGTACTTCTGAAATTAATAAATCAGAATACCTGAATAACCTTAAGAACAATGAAATATGCTTATTTGGCAACCCAATTTTTGAAGGAGAGGTAAGCGAGCAAGCAACTCGCCAAGTAGATGAATCCAGTGCTGACCAAGAGAAGTATAGTTTCTTCTTACCTAATTTACCTGGAACAAAGACAGAGTTGGAAAACACTGAAAAACTTTTCAAAAGCAAGGATTGGAAAGTGAGTACGTATTATCAAGCAAGAGCAACGGAAGGGAATATCAAGAAATTAAGTTCATCTCCAGCAATTATGCATATTGCAACACATGGTATCTACATGGATGAGATGATTAATCCAATTCTTGAAAACCAACTACTCAAGTCCGGGTTATTCTTTACAGAAGTCAATTCTAATCAAGAAAAATCATTAGAAGATATTTATGCATCCGGTAATGATGGAATATTAACCGCTTATGAAGTGAAAGGGTTAAACCTTAAAAATACGTCATTATTGATATTATCAGCGTGTCAGTCTGGTGTATCTGATATTTCTGATGGGGATGGTATTTCTGGATTACAGTATGCTTTTAGTATCGCGGGTGTAAAATCGATTATTATGAGTTTATGGAGTGTTGATGATATTGCAACACAGAAACTGATGAACGAGTTTTATAATCAGTGGTTTTTAACGAATGATATTGATAAAGCTTTCAGAAATGCTCAATTACAATTAATGAAAGAATATAAGGATCCTTATTATTGGGGTGCTTTTGTGTTGGTTCATTAG
- the trhA gene encoding PAQR family membrane homeostasis protein TrhA, which translates to MHIITKDKEEIWNSITHGLGVVLSVVALILLLFKAESTTEYVVYSVFGASMVSLYFSSTMYHLVAVEKVKSYLQRLDHSGIFLLIAGTYTPFAFLSLENDGGVILGIIVWSVALVGMVYKLFFKMKYAWLSNITYLAMGWLAVFKMGQLHSELQEGFWYLIAGGAAYSIGVIFYIWEKLPYNHVIWHLFVLLGSLFMFLSIYLYT; encoded by the coding sequence ATGCATATTATCACAAAAGACAAAGAGGAAATTTGGAACTCTATTACCCATGGACTTGGAGTGGTATTGAGTGTAGTTGCTTTGATACTATTGCTATTTAAAGCAGAATCAACAACTGAATATGTTGTTTACAGTGTATTTGGTGCAAGTATGGTCTCTTTATACTTTTCTTCAACGATGTATCATCTGGTAGCTGTTGAAAAAGTGAAATCATATTTGCAGCGTTTAGACCATAGCGGGATTTTTTTACTAATTGCGGGTACTTATACACCTTTTGCTTTTTTATCCTTAGAAAATGATGGGGGAGTAATATTAGGTATCATTGTATGGAGTGTCGCTTTAGTAGGGATGGTTTATAAACTATTCTTTAAAATGAAGTATGCTTGGTTATCGAATATCACCTACCTGGCGATGGGCTGGTTAGCTGTTTTTAAAATGGGGCAGTTACATTCTGAGTTGCAAGAAGGCTTTTGGTACTTAATTGCAGGCGGGGCCGCTTATTCCATTGGAGTTATCTTTTATATTTGGGAGAAACTACCCTATAACCATGTAATTTGGCATTTATTTGTGCTTTTAGGAAGCTTATTTATGTTTCTAAGCATTTACTTATATACTTAA
- a CDS encoding SpoIIE family protein phosphatase: protein MGNTLHFRTNTSILILLFFIINSVYAHQQQSDEQLNLMNDDTEKVTFLTSTALMEQKKNPHHQSKPLMLANKAIKLARKINDENALLQAYNTKAILFREFSTFDQAIDYHKKAIIIAEKNLEEARKIELYLDLGATYRASHNFVEAKDIFTKAQELSHTLKMWEYEGISLINIGFMYLDLDEPKSAQHFFMEAEKLSSEHQLTDLYIIATIGIGKTYIPSNTNSERKKAKKYFSAAIKSSQKRKKQFFEGISNIDLGRIYLKENKMTYAYNYFVKAVKQLKPYKEKEYLSGEYRSLDDPLNFNRYYAEAISYQNSLKYYRGEISLSQYNQAVKEELELFGNPDQEELEHLRNALSELKQHYSFLDSINQLDEEEAARLLKDYLDRQKEKLKNLEDDKSYLRHLLIETEKIATEKIVMLEQKNQLQEALISKQNWIGISLVLLVIFIGTIGGYQYKIVNDKKKVNRALSQQNEKISEQNVEIKTTADQLQNALSTLQIQNKKTNESILAGWRIQNAMLPANQQLDDIIPQHFVLYKPRDIVSGDFYWVGKEKEHTIIAAIDCTGHGIPGAFMSMLGNALLNQVINVEGAISPDKILTKLDQYIAETLHQGLNNDSREGMDIALCVISPDQQSLQYAGAKNPLVLVRDRQPMIYKGVNRHVGGNRSSKKMIGFNKHEITIEPGDMFYIYSDGYQDQFGGPDNKKFMRKHLIAEFCEIAHLSLNEQNTHLDDTFEHWKKDKKQIDDVLVMGFKIS, encoded by the coding sequence TTGGGTAATACATTACATTTTAGGACTAATACATCTATACTAATACTGTTATTTTTCATCATCAATTCTGTTTATGCACATCAACAACAAAGTGATGAACAATTGAATTTAATGAATGATGATACAGAAAAGGTTACTTTTCTTACTTCAACAGCATTAATGGAACAAAAGAAGAATCCTCATCATCAGAGTAAACCATTGATGCTTGCTAATAAGGCTATCAAGCTTGCTCGTAAGATTAATGATGAGAACGCACTTCTTCAAGCATACAATACCAAAGCCATTTTGTTTCGTGAGTTTTCTACTTTTGATCAAGCTATTGATTACCATAAGAAGGCAATCATTATTGCTGAAAAGAATTTAGAAGAAGCGAGAAAGATAGAACTTTACCTTGATCTTGGGGCCACCTATAGAGCAAGTCATAATTTTGTAGAAGCCAAAGATATCTTCACAAAGGCGCAAGAGCTCTCACATACTCTAAAAATGTGGGAGTATGAAGGTATTTCGCTAATTAATATTGGCTTTATGTACTTAGATCTAGACGAACCTAAAAGTGCTCAACACTTTTTCATGGAGGCTGAAAAACTATCCAGTGAGCACCAACTTACAGATCTGTATATAATTGCAACAATTGGTATTGGTAAAACTTATATTCCTTCAAATACCAACAGCGAGCGTAAAAAAGCGAAAAAATATTTCTCTGCTGCCATCAAATCTTCTCAAAAAAGAAAGAAGCAATTTTTTGAAGGTATTAGCAACATTGATTTAGGCCGTATCTACCTGAAGGAAAATAAGATGACCTATGCCTATAATTATTTTGTGAAAGCGGTAAAGCAATTAAAACCTTATAAAGAAAAAGAGTACCTGTCAGGAGAATATAGAAGTTTAGATGATCCTTTGAATTTCAACCGATATTATGCGGAAGCTATTTCATATCAGAACTCACTAAAATATTACAGAGGGGAAATATCTTTGAGTCAATATAATCAAGCGGTAAAAGAAGAGTTAGAGTTATTTGGAAACCCTGATCAAGAAGAATTGGAACATCTTAGAAATGCTCTATCTGAACTCAAACAGCATTATTCATTTCTAGACTCTATCAACCAATTGGATGAAGAAGAAGCTGCCAGGTTATTAAAAGATTATTTGGACCGACAGAAAGAGAAGTTGAAAAACCTAGAAGATGACAAATCATATCTTAGACACTTGCTCATTGAAACAGAAAAAATAGCAACAGAGAAAATAGTCATGCTGGAGCAGAAAAATCAATTACAAGAAGCTTTAATCTCTAAACAAAATTGGATTGGTATCTCCTTAGTTCTTCTAGTTATTTTTATCGGTACTATTGGTGGCTATCAATATAAAATCGTAAATGATAAGAAAAAGGTTAATCGAGCTTTATCACAACAAAACGAAAAAATATCAGAGCAGAATGTAGAAATAAAAACTACAGCAGATCAGCTACAAAACGCACTATCCACATTACAAATTCAGAATAAAAAAACCAATGAAAGTATTCTTGCTGGCTGGAGAATACAAAATGCTATGCTACCTGCCAACCAACAATTAGATGATATCATACCTCAGCACTTTGTATTATACAAACCAAGAGATATTGTTTCTGGAGATTTTTACTGGGTTGGAAAAGAAAAAGAACATACGATCATTGCTGCTATCGATTGTACAGGACATGGTATACCAGGTGCATTTATGTCAATGTTGGGTAATGCATTATTAAACCAAGTAATCAATGTAGAAGGAGCTATTTCTCCAGATAAAATACTTACTAAATTAGATCAATACATCGCTGAAACTCTACATCAAGGGTTAAATAATGATTCAAGAGAAGGTATGGATATCGCACTTTGTGTGATCTCTCCTGATCAACAGTCATTACAATATGCAGGAGCTAAAAATCCATTGGTATTAGTTAGAGATCGTCAGCCGATGATCTATAAAGGTGTCAACAGGCATGTGGGTGGAAACCGAAGTAGTAAGAAAATGATTGGTTTTAATAAACATGAAATCACTATTGAACCTGGAGATATGTTCTATATTTATTCAGATGGCTATCAGGATCAATTTGGCGGACCGGACAATAAGAAGTTTATGAGAAAGCACTTAATTGCTGAGTTCTGTGAAATAGCACACCTTTCTTTAAATGAACAAAACACTCATCTCGACGACACTTTTGAACATTGGAAAAAAGACAAGAAACAGATTGATGATGTGCTAGTTATGGGCTTTAAAATCAGCTAA